A window from Falsibacillus albus encodes these proteins:
- the pfkB gene encoding 1-phosphofructokinase — translation MIYTVTLNPSLDYLMELDAFKSGQLNRSNNENIFPGGKGINVSRILSQLDVGTTSLGFVGGFTGKYISDFLEKEQIITNFVEVDGTTRINVKIKAEDETEINANGPCITDHDLQLFLKRLDSLKAGDALVLAGSIPRSVSPDFYQSIANQIKDKDVRLIIDAEKKLLEPVLENRPFLIKPNHHELGEFFGVKIDSTESAIYYGKKLLEKGVQNLIVSMAAKGAILFHENQILLADVPDGELISSVGAGDSMVAGFLAGIQKGMPIKDAFKLAASAGSATAFSLGLANKVKIMELFEQVHINDIE, via the coding sequence ATGATTTATACAGTAACGCTGAACCCCTCTTTGGATTATTTGATGGAGCTTGATGCGTTTAAAAGCGGGCAGCTGAACCGTTCTAACAACGAAAATATTTTTCCGGGGGGAAAAGGCATTAACGTATCGCGAATTCTAAGCCAATTGGATGTGGGGACTACATCGCTCGGCTTTGTAGGTGGATTCACCGGAAAATATATTTCTGATTTTCTTGAAAAGGAACAAATCATTACAAATTTTGTTGAGGTTGATGGTACAACGAGGATTAATGTCAAGATAAAAGCTGAGGATGAAACTGAGATAAATGCGAACGGCCCATGCATAACGGATCATGACTTGCAACTATTCCTGAAACGGCTCGATTCACTCAAAGCTGGCGATGCGCTGGTGCTTGCAGGAAGCATTCCGCGGTCTGTGAGTCCAGATTTTTATCAGTCGATTGCCAACCAAATAAAAGACAAGGATGTTCGACTCATCATAGATGCAGAAAAAAAACTGCTTGAACCTGTGTTGGAAAACCGGCCATTTTTAATTAAACCAAACCACCATGAACTTGGTGAATTCTTTGGAGTAAAGATTGATTCAACAGAATCAGCCATTTATTATGGTAAAAAACTTTTGGAAAAAGGGGTTCAAAACCTTATCGTTTCAATGGCAGCCAAAGGAGCCATTTTATTTCATGAAAATCAAATCCTTCTAGCAGATGTCCCTGATGGGGAATTAATCAGCTCTGTTGGTGCAGGGGATTCCATGGTTGCCGGTTTTTTGGCGGGTATACAAAAAGGCATGCCAATCAAAGATGCTTTCAAACTTGCCGCTTCTGCTGGTTCAGCCACAGCTTTTTCTCTAGGGCTGGCAAATAAAGTGAAGATCATGGAATTATTCGAACAAGTACACATAAACGACATTGAATAG
- a CDS encoding PTS fructose transporter subunit IIABC, giving the protein MKITELLTKSTMKLDLQSDDKSTVIEELVDVLDHAGKLSDKASFKEAIVNREKQSTTGIGEGIAIPHAKTSAVKWPAIAFGKSTAGVDYESFDGQPAYLFFMIAATEGANQTHLEALSRLSTILMNEEVRNALMAAKTKEEVIQVIERYDQDEKEVDQTEEEASSNSKILAVTACPTGIAHTYMAADALKAKAKELGLDLKVETNGSGGAKNILTQGEIEHAAAIIVAADTKVQMERFKGKHVIEVPVADGIRRPQELLEKAAKQDAPIYQRGSDQGAEGAKSPNKQSRTGFYKHLMNGVSNMLPFVVGGGILIAISFMFGIHSADPKSDEYNRFAEILNTIGGANAFFMIVPVLAGFIAMSIADRPAFAPGMVGGLMAAHGNAGFLGGLIAGFLAGYIVIGIKYVFRNLPQVLEGLKPVLIFPLLGIFMTGLIMFYLVSPLSSINTGIQDWLGGLGTGNLVILGLILGGMMAVDMGGPINKAAFTFGLAMISAGNYAPHAAIMAGGMVPPLGMAFATTFFRKKFNDSERKAGFACYFMGISFITEGAIPFAAADPIRVIPASIVGSSVAGALTMIFKIGLPAPHGGIFVFPVVQGNPFLYLLAILIGSFVTALMVGFLKKTAK; this is encoded by the coding sequence TTGAAAATTACAGAGCTATTGACAAAAAGTACGATGAAGCTTGATCTGCAATCGGATGATAAATCCACAGTCATTGAAGAGCTTGTCGATGTATTGGATCATGCAGGAAAGCTATCTGATAAAGCTTCATTTAAAGAGGCAATCGTTAATCGAGAAAAGCAAAGTACAACGGGAATCGGAGAGGGAATCGCCATTCCTCATGCCAAAACAAGCGCTGTCAAATGGCCCGCCATAGCTTTTGGTAAATCCACAGCTGGTGTGGATTATGAATCGTTTGACGGCCAGCCTGCATATTTGTTTTTCATGATCGCCGCTACTGAAGGTGCAAACCAAACTCATTTGGAAGCGCTTAGCAGGTTATCGACCATCCTTATGAATGAGGAAGTTCGAAATGCATTGATGGCAGCCAAAACAAAGGAAGAAGTCATCCAAGTCATTGAAAGATATGATCAGGATGAAAAGGAAGTGGATCAAACTGAAGAAGAAGCCTCCTCCAACAGCAAGATTCTGGCAGTGACTGCATGCCCGACCGGGATTGCCCACACTTATATGGCTGCAGATGCCCTAAAGGCGAAAGCAAAAGAACTTGGGCTGGATCTTAAAGTGGAAACGAACGGATCAGGCGGCGCAAAGAACATTCTGACACAAGGTGAGATTGAACATGCTGCTGCCATCATTGTGGCTGCAGATACGAAGGTGCAGATGGAACGCTTTAAAGGGAAGCATGTCATTGAAGTTCCTGTCGCTGATGGCATTCGCCGGCCCCAGGAATTATTGGAGAAAGCCGCAAAACAGGATGCACCTATCTATCAACGCGGCAGTGATCAGGGGGCAGAGGGAGCTAAGTCTCCAAATAAACAGTCAAGGACAGGGTTTTATAAGCACTTGATGAACGGTGTATCCAACATGCTTCCGTTTGTTGTCGGAGGAGGGATCCTGATAGCGATTTCCTTCATGTTCGGCATCCATTCTGCTGATCCAAAAAGTGACGAGTACAACCGCTTTGCCGAAATCTTGAATACGATCGGTGGAGCGAATGCCTTCTTCATGATCGTCCCTGTTTTGGCAGGATTCATCGCCATGAGCATTGCCGACAGGCCGGCATTTGCACCAGGTATGGTCGGCGGATTAATGGCTGCACATGGGAATGCAGGATTTTTAGGCGGCTTGATTGCAGGATTCCTGGCAGGCTACATTGTCATTGGAATTAAGTATGTCTTCCGCAACCTTCCACAAGTGCTTGAAGGTTTGAAGCCGGTATTGATTTTTCCTCTACTTGGCATTTTTATGACTGGCTTGATCATGTTTTATCTTGTTTCACCGTTGAGCTCCATCAATACCGGCATCCAGGATTGGTTGGGCGGATTGGGAACAGGAAATTTAGTGATTCTCGGTTTGATTCTAGGCGGGATGATGGCTGTGGATATGGGAGGACCAATCAACAAAGCTGCCTTCACTTTCGGGTTGGCGATGATTTCTGCCGGTAACTATGCACCCCACGCGGCTATCATGGCAGGAGGAATGGTTCCGCCCCTTGGTATGGCATTCGCGACAACATTCTTTAGGAAAAAGTTCAATGATTCAGAACGAAAAGCCGGATTCGCTTGTTACTTTATGGGAATATCCTTTATTACCGAAGGAGCGATCCCTTTTGCTGCAGCAGATCCAATCAGGGTCATTCCCGCGTCCATTGTCGGTTCTTCGGTCGCCGGGGCATTGACTATGATCTTCAAAATCGGCTTGCCTGCGCCACATGGGGGAATCTTTGTATTCCCTGTCGTCCAAGGCAACCCATTCCTTTATCTATTGGCCATCCTCATTGGCTCTTTCGTAACGGCACTAATGGTAGGATTCCTGAAAAAAACGGCAAAATAA
- a CDS encoding alpha/beta fold hydrolase, with translation MHYTTVNDNNIAYEDIGKGETVIFIHPPGMGRMTFELQRLLANDLRLILPDLSGHGDSRKSTHGYTGISDYADEIESIRKSMGVEKVFLFGYSAGGTVAQEYAFKYLDHVKGIMLSGAYPKVETEMFKAEHYIGIFLAGHFPKFLAKMLAGSHFQSHIFQKKLYQHILKADNQNWADFYRASLAFSFEEKLLKLNVPMLLLYGCKSDYINHHVKYYKKYIDTEVHMIPKASHQLPTRHSDLINAYILEFVNRHADQ, from the coding sequence ATGCATTATACAACCGTCAATGATAATAATATTGCCTATGAAGACATTGGCAAAGGAGAAACGGTCATATTTATCCATCCTCCCGGAATGGGACGTATGACTTTTGAGCTCCAGCGCTTATTAGCAAATGACCTTCGTCTGATTTTGCCGGATTTGAGCGGCCATGGAGATAGCAGGAAATCAACTCATGGTTATACAGGCATTTCTGATTATGCAGATGAAATTGAATCCATTAGGAAATCCATGGGGGTCGAGAAAGTATTTTTATTTGGTTATTCTGCTGGCGGAACCGTTGCACAAGAGTACGCTTTTAAGTATCTTGATCACGTCAAAGGCATCATGTTATCAGGCGCATATCCAAAAGTGGAAACAGAAATGTTCAAAGCTGAACATTATATTGGTATCTTTCTTGCCGGCCATTTCCCGAAATTCCTCGCCAAAATGCTTGCTGGCAGCCATTTTCAATCGCATATTTTTCAGAAAAAGCTTTATCAACATATCCTAAAGGCAGATAATCAAAATTGGGCTGATTTTTACAGAGCATCCTTGGCATTTTCATTCGAAGAGAAACTTTTGAAGTTGAACGTTCCAATGCTTCTTTTGTACGGCTGTAAATCAGACTACATCAACCACCATGTTAAATACTATAAGAAGTATATCGATACTGAGGTGCATATGATTCCAAAGGCAAGCCACCAGCTTCCAACCAGGCATAGCGACTTGATAAATGCATATATTTTGGAATTTGTTAATAGACATGCGGACCAGTAA
- a CDS encoding YhdT family protein, producing MNLKNKKKKDWRFHIAHKEAIIGVILVIINFIWWYGFAYGLGSKDVSEYHYIFGLPAWFFYSCVVGFIVMVVLVVFAVKAFFKDVPFDDEEEGSI from the coding sequence ATGAATTTGAAAAATAAAAAGAAAAAAGATTGGCGGTTTCACATCGCTCATAAAGAAGCTATCATCGGGGTCATTCTTGTCATCATTAATTTTATTTGGTGGTATGGTTTTGCTTATGGATTAGGGAGCAAGGATGTATCGGAATATCATTACATATTTGGACTGCCGGCGTGGTTCTTTTACAGCTGTGTGGTTGGGTTCATTGTCATGGTCGTATTGGTTGTGTTTGCAGTGAAGGCATTTTTTAAAGATGTGCCATTTGACGATGAGGAAGAAGGATCGATATGA
- the panF gene encoding sodium/pantothenate symporter, whose product MNWQVLIPLVLFLVIIFIAGLYASRHLTSSASFLQEYFLGSRQLGGFILAMTMIATYGSAGSFIGGPGAAYNIGLAWVLLAMSQVVTGYFVLMILGKKFAIMARKYNAITLIDFLKERYQSKWVSIIAAISIIVFLFSSMAAQWVGGARLIESVIGIPYITALMIFAASVLIYVIIGGFRAVAITDSIQGVVMLIGTIVLLVATIIAGGGIDGIVQTLRNENPNLLTPYGNDHSLTPLYISSFWILVGVGVVGLPQVAVRAMSYKNARAMHRAIIIGTIVVGMIMLGMHLIGVFARAVVPGIEIGDKVMPTVALKVLPGWLAGIVLAAPMAAIMSTVDSLLILVSSAVVKDLYISYVNPSASENNVKWTSFIVTAVVGVSVFALAIHPPNLLIWLNLYAFGGLESVFIWPIVLGLYWEKGNKFGALSSMLVGMTSYMIFDKFHPNFLGMNTVVFPIILSFLCYVAVSLATKPVIAEMD is encoded by the coding sequence ATGAATTGGCAAGTACTCATTCCCCTCGTCCTGTTCCTAGTCATTATTTTCATTGCCGGTCTTTATGCATCACGGCATTTAACATCCTCCGCTTCCTTTTTACAGGAGTATTTTTTAGGCAGCAGGCAGCTGGGCGGATTTATCCTTGCGATGACCATGATAGCCACATATGGAAGTGCGGGTAGCTTCATCGGCGGCCCTGGTGCTGCATACAACATTGGACTCGCATGGGTGCTGTTGGCCATGTCCCAGGTTGTCACAGGATATTTCGTCCTGATGATTTTAGGCAAAAAATTTGCGATCATGGCGAGAAAATATAATGCAATAACCTTGATCGACTTTTTAAAAGAAAGATATCAGAGTAAATGGGTGAGCATCATCGCTGCAATAAGCATTATTGTGTTCTTGTTTTCTTCCATGGCGGCCCAATGGGTAGGAGGGGCCAGATTGATCGAATCTGTCATCGGAATCCCCTACATAACAGCGTTGATGATTTTTGCAGCATCGGTATTGATTTATGTCATCATTGGAGGTTTTCGTGCAGTCGCCATTACAGACAGTATTCAGGGAGTGGTGATGCTCATAGGAACGATCGTCCTGCTGGTTGCAACGATTATTGCAGGCGGGGGCATTGATGGAATCGTACAGACACTCCGAAATGAAAATCCCAATTTACTGACTCCTTACGGAAATGATCATAGCTTGACGCCATTATATATTTCTTCTTTTTGGATATTGGTCGGGGTCGGGGTTGTAGGTCTTCCGCAAGTAGCAGTGAGAGCTATGTCGTACAAAAATGCCCGTGCCATGCATAGGGCAATCATCATTGGCACCATTGTGGTAGGAATGATCATGCTGGGCATGCACTTGATAGGTGTGTTTGCAAGGGCAGTTGTCCCAGGGATAGAAATAGGCGATAAAGTCATGCCGACAGTTGCTTTGAAAGTACTTCCGGGATGGCTGGCAGGCATTGTGCTTGCCGCACCGATGGCAGCAATCATGTCTACGGTCGACTCGCTCTTAATATTGGTTTCATCTGCAGTGGTGAAGGATTTATATATTTCCTACGTCAATCCTTCCGCTTCGGAAAATAATGTTAAATGGACTTCGTTCATTGTGACGGCTGTCGTAGGTGTCTCTGTCTTTGCTTTGGCCATACATCCGCCAAACCTTTTGATTTGGTTAAACTTATATGCATTCGGAGGCTTGGAATCTGTTTTTATATGGCCAATCGTCCTTGGGTTATATTGGGAAAAAGGTAATAAGTTCGGAGCATTGTCTTCCATGTTGGTCGGTATGACATCCTATATGATTTTTGACAAATTTCATCCCAACTTTCTTGGAATGAATACGGTTGTATTTCCGATTATCCTTTCTTTTCTGTGCTATGTAGCAGTTTCTTTGGCTACCAAGCCTGTTATTGCCGAAATGGATTGA
- a CDS encoding GNAT family N-acetyltransferase, which translates to MQWRRYDSAAEFLVETERLLEENEAENNLMLGLLYQLKKSNRKGIYMAAATDKGEVKLICLMTPPYNLIMTVPKGSDYEEVVDFAIGELVYESVNVPGVIAEKNLAEYFSRTWAEKTGQESTFAMKQRIYKLNKVNDLKHTPGKMRKARSNEKELVASWLLRFISDTGEPALTKADAELRVAVMIEQGTVFLWENDGEPVSMARSARSTKNVAVVNMVYTPDEQRKKGYATAMVSNLSRLLLQNYEYCALYTDLANPSSNKIYMQIGYEPILDSSLIKFV; encoded by the coding sequence ATGCAGTGGAGAAGGTATGACAGCGCAGCAGAATTTCTCGTAGAAACTGAAAGATTGTTGGAAGAAAACGAAGCTGAGAACAATCTAATGCTTGGCTTGCTTTATCAATTGAAAAAAAGCAATCGGAAAGGCATATATATGGCTGCTGCGACCGATAAAGGGGAGGTGAAATTGATTTGCTTAATGACACCGCCATATAATTTGATAATGACTGTACCAAAAGGGAGTGACTATGAAGAGGTTGTCGACTTTGCGATCGGGGAGCTTGTTTATGAGAGCGTAAATGTCCCTGGAGTCATTGCAGAGAAGAACCTTGCCGAGTATTTTTCCCGAACATGGGCTGAAAAAACAGGACAAGAGTCAACATTTGCCATGAAGCAAAGAATCTACAAGCTCAACAAAGTAAATGATCTTAAGCATACACCAGGAAAAATGAGAAAGGCACGCAGCAATGAAAAGGAACTGGTTGCTTCATGGCTCCTCAGGTTCATTTCTGATACAGGGGAGCCAGCACTTACAAAGGCTGATGCCGAACTCCGTGTAGCAGTCATGATTGAACAAGGAACAGTTTTTTTATGGGAAAATGATGGGGAACCAGTTTCGATGGCAAGAAGTGCACGATCGACCAAAAATGTAGCCGTTGTGAATATGGTTTATACGCCTGATGAACAACGAAAAAAAGGTTACGCAACGGCAATGGTATCAAACTTGAGCCGTCTGTTGCTGCAAAATTATGAGTATTGTGCTTTATATACCGACTTAGCCAACCCTTCCTCAAATAAGATTTATATGCAAATCGGATATGAGCCAATTTTAGATTCAAGCTTGATAAAGTTTGTATAG
- a CDS encoding MFS transporter has protein sequence MDQTEFINPGCQPADTKESEKGTNGQRWAIISLASIPLIMTLGNSMLIPVLPVMEKKLNISSLQSSLIITVYSIVAILLIPIAGYLSDRYGRKMIIIPSLIIAGLGGLIAGWASWSWANPYVFILMGRVLQGVGAAGAAPIVMPLVGDMFQDDRDVSSNLGIIETANTFGKVLSPILGAVLASFIWFLPFFSFPAFCLISTLLVLFLVKKPKSQSTGCTLANFIKNTGAIFKTHGRWLIAVFIIGVILMFILFGLLFFLSSKLESPYGYHGVKKGFILAIPLGFLCASSYTVGKIIKDDLVLMKRITFYSILLNGTSVGLLLFAEGLWVQMMLFVLSGIGIGASLPCLDAIITESIEKAERGTITSIYSSMRFVGVAAGPPITALMMKNHSAWIFITFAILSVFSLFFAGKKIKPAVKGTD, from the coding sequence ATGGATCAGACTGAATTCATCAATCCAGGCTGCCAGCCTGCTGACACAAAAGAATCGGAAAAGGGAACGAATGGACAACGCTGGGCTATCATCTCTCTTGCATCAATACCATTGATCATGACGCTGGGCAACTCCATGCTCATTCCGGTGCTTCCTGTAATGGAAAAAAAGCTCAACATTAGTTCCTTACAATCAAGCCTAATCATTACCGTGTATTCCATTGTCGCGATTCTTCTGATTCCCATTGCAGGGTATCTATCAGATCGATACGGGAGGAAAATGATCATCATCCCAAGTCTAATTATAGCAGGTCTCGGCGGACTGATAGCAGGATGGGCATCATGGAGCTGGGCAAATCCATACGTGTTCATTCTCATGGGGCGTGTATTACAAGGTGTCGGGGCAGCAGGAGCGGCTCCTATTGTCATGCCATTGGTTGGCGATATGTTCCAAGATGACCGTGATGTTTCATCCAACCTCGGCATCATAGAGACTGCCAACACATTCGGGAAGGTATTGAGCCCAATACTTGGCGCAGTGCTTGCAAGCTTCATCTGGTTCCTGCCCTTTTTTTCATTTCCTGCTTTTTGCCTCATTTCTACACTATTGGTTTTATTTTTAGTGAAGAAGCCAAAAAGTCAAAGCACCGGCTGCACACTTGCAAATTTCATCAAAAATACAGGTGCTATTTTCAAGACCCACGGCAGATGGCTTATTGCTGTATTCATCATAGGTGTCATATTGATGTTCATTTTATTTGGTCTGCTTTTTTTCTTATCATCCAAACTGGAGTCCCCATACGGATATCACGGAGTCAAAAAAGGATTCATTCTCGCTATTCCACTTGGATTTTTATGCGCCTCTTCCTATACGGTAGGAAAGATCATCAAGGATGATCTCGTTTTGATGAAACGGATAACCTTCTATAGCATTCTTTTGAACGGAACATCAGTCGGTCTTCTCCTCTTTGCTGAAGGTTTATGGGTGCAGATGATGCTTTTTGTCTTGAGCGGAATTGGAATTGGTGCTAGCTTGCCATGCTTGGATGCAATCATAACAGAGAGCATCGAGAAGGCTGAACGTGGAACGATAACTTCCATCTATAGTTCGATGAGGTTTGTCGGAGTAGCCGCCGGTCCTCCTATAACGGCGTTAATGATGAAAAACCATTCTGCATGGATCTTCATCACCTTCGCCATCCTTTCCGTTTTTTCATTATTTTTTGCCGGCAAGAAAATAAAGCCGGCTGTTAAAGGGACCGATTAG
- a CDS encoding MOSC domain-containing protein — protein sequence MKIIRVNVGKPKEHSYNENTYRSGISKRSVQEVMVTEERFVGDDVENHEYHGGKERAVCFYPYEHYQKWETEFNKTLNIPAFGENLTVTGMKEDEVFIGDIFQIGEAVIQICQGRIPCSTISKFNGVDPLLKRIIETGFTGYFGKVIKEGSISESSEIILIDQHPLQISILEANQTLFHDFKNKERLEKIMEVKELASAWKKAIQKKLMAPHKN from the coding sequence ATGAAGATTATCAGGGTCAATGTCGGTAAACCGAAAGAACATTCTTATAATGAAAATACATATAGGTCCGGGATTTCTAAACGGTCCGTACAAGAAGTTATGGTAACGGAGGAGCGATTCGTCGGTGATGATGTAGAAAACCATGAATACCATGGAGGAAAAGAAAGAGCCGTATGCTTTTATCCGTACGAGCATTATCAAAAATGGGAGACTGAATTCAATAAAACACTGAATATCCCTGCCTTCGGTGAAAATCTCACAGTTACAGGGATGAAAGAAGATGAAGTTTTCATCGGGGATATTTTTCAGATCGGAGAAGCAGTCATTCAAATCTGCCAAGGGAGGATCCCTTGTTCGACTATCTCCAAATTCAATGGAGTCGATCCTCTGCTGAAAAGAATTATCGAGACAGGCTTTACAGGGTATTTTGGAAAAGTGATCAAAGAAGGAAGCATCAGCGAAAGTTCTGAAATCATTCTAATTGATCAGCATCCACTTCAAATATCCATTTTGGAAGCAAATCAAACATTATTCCACGATTTTAAAAATAAAGAAAGACTTGAGAAAATCATGGAAGTGAAGGAGTTGGCTTCTGCTTGGAAAAAAGCCATACAAAAAAAATTAATGGCCCCTCATAAAAATTGA
- the trpE gene encoding anthranilate synthase component I yields MNVKQKQTRSESMRTLKIEGDLLTPISIFKRLKGRKKCLLESSLKHLESGRYSFIGLNPYKQIFSFGDQTTVKSNLKEEKVEGKALNILKEQLPEMNIKGSFPFYSGAVGFIGYDVIRQHEFIGPDKENETAIPDLHFLFYQDIIVFDHISQEVHIVCTSQDGRRTKEDLENELHAIKKMVATPEEEDEAVSSPIEFVPEINKKEFEQRVQKAKEHIVNGDIFQVVLSQRLSGKFNGNAFALYRKLRKTNPSPYMFYLDFEDYVVLGSSPESFIKLKDSKLTTNPIAGTRPRGETREKDALLEKELLNDEKEIAEHKMLVDLGRNDIGRVCEVGSIKIPKFMAIERYKYVMHIVSEVSGTLKNDLSGVDALISCLPAGTVSGAPKIRAMQIINDLEDTKRGVYSGAIGYINANGDMDFALTIRTMVVKDQKAYVQAGAGIVYDSNPESEYQETLNKAKALLEVAK; encoded by the coding sequence ATGAATGTGAAACAAAAACAAACAAGGTCAGAATCAATGAGAACTTTAAAAATAGAAGGGGACCTCTTGACCCCGATCTCCATCTTCAAAAGGTTGAAGGGGAGGAAAAAATGTCTTCTGGAGAGCTCGTTGAAGCATTTGGAAAGCGGCAGGTATTCTTTTATCGGCCTTAATCCTTATAAACAAATATTTTCGTTTGGAGATCAAACAACGGTCAAATCCAATCTGAAAGAGGAGAAAGTCGAAGGAAAGGCATTAAACATATTAAAGGAACAGCTGCCTGAGATGAATATAAAAGGAAGCTTCCCTTTTTACTCTGGAGCTGTTGGATTCATCGGCTATGACGTCATTCGCCAGCATGAATTCATCGGCCCGGATAAAGAAAATGAAACAGCAATTCCTGATCTGCACTTCTTGTTTTATCAGGATATCATCGTATTCGATCATATCAGCCAAGAAGTCCATATCGTCTGTACGAGTCAAGACGGCCGCCGTACAAAAGAGGACCTCGAAAACGAATTGCATGCAATCAAGAAAATGGTTGCCACTCCTGAGGAGGAGGATGAAGCTGTAAGCAGCCCTATCGAATTTGTTCCAGAAATAAACAAGAAAGAATTTGAACAAAGGGTTCAAAAAGCAAAAGAGCATATCGTGAATGGAGATATATTCCAAGTGGTCCTTTCGCAGCGTTTGTCAGGGAAATTCAATGGAAACGCATTTGCCCTTTATCGGAAGCTTCGTAAAACGAATCCTTCCCCCTATATGTTTTATCTTGATTTTGAGGATTATGTAGTACTTGGTTCTTCGCCGGAGAGCTTCATTAAGTTGAAGGACTCAAAGCTTACGACGAACCCCATTGCAGGTACAAGACCGAGGGGGGAAACGAGAGAAAAGGATGCCTTGCTTGAAAAAGAGCTGTTGAATGATGAAAAGGAAATAGCCGAACATAAGATGCTCGTTGACCTCGGTAGGAATGACATCGGTCGGGTTTGTGAAGTGGGCAGCATCAAGATTCCGAAGTTCATGGCGATTGAGCGCTATAAATATGTCATGCACATCGTATCGGAGGTTTCTGGAACGCTCAAGAATGATTTATCGGGTGTTGATGCCTTGATTTCTTGTCTGCCGGCGGGGACGGTGTCAGGCGCTCCGAAAATAAGAGCCATGCAGATCATCAATGACCTGGAGGATACAAAACGGGGAGTATATTCAGGAGCGATCGGCTATATCAACGCAAATGGAGATATGGATTTCGCGCTCACGATCAGAACGATGGTAGTCAAGGATCAAAAAGCTTATGTGCAGGCAGGTGCGGGGATCGTGTATGACTCAAATCCTGAAAGCGAATATCAAGAAACATTGAATAAAGCAAAAGCGCTATTGGAGGTTGCAAAATGA
- a CDS encoding anthranilate synthase component II, producing the protein MILLIDNYDSFTYNLYQYISELGGDVLVKRNDEIDAKQIETLDPDAIILSPGPGDPAHAGNCLEVVKSFYDKTPILGICLGHQVIGESFGAKIIKASVPKHGKTSNIKHSGLDLFEYLPQPIEVMRYHSLIIDPDTLPSSLKVSGTSMDDGVIMGIKHQLYPVFGLQFHPESIGTGAGKKLIENFLNHVEKGSSNHENTLTKIS; encoded by the coding sequence ATGATATTACTGATCGATAATTATGATTCTTTCACTTATAACCTTTATCAATATATTTCGGAGCTGGGAGGCGACGTCCTCGTAAAAAGGAATGATGAAATCGACGCCAAGCAAATCGAAACCTTGGATCCCGATGCCATCATTTTGTCACCAGGTCCCGGAGATCCAGCTCATGCCGGAAATTGTCTGGAGGTTGTAAAGTCATTTTACGATAAAACACCGATTCTTGGGATCTGTTTGGGGCATCAAGTCATCGGAGAATCGTTCGGTGCAAAAATCATCAAAGCGTCTGTCCCGAAACATGGAAAGACGTCAAATATCAAGCATTCCGGGCTGGACCTATTCGAATATCTGCCACAGCCAATCGAAGTGATGCGCTATCATTCACTGATCATTGATCCTGACACCTTGCCGTCCTCACTGAAAGTGAGTGGGACTTCCATGGATGACGGAGTGATCATGGGCATCAAGCATCAATTATACCCGGTTTTTGGACTTCAATTTCATCCGGAGTCCATCGGTACAGGGGCGGGAAAAAAATTAATTGAAAACTTCTTGAATCA